In one Lysobacter alkalisoli genomic region, the following are encoded:
- a CDS encoding flagellar hook-basal body protein encodes MIDALHISASGLRSEQKQIDVISNNVANMQTPGFKRSRANFVEVASQVVGSGATGVHSEGHGARVLSVSALFTPGELRMTQNPLDLAIEGHGFFELEAEDGGVVYTRAGQFRLDAEGYLVSVSGLRMARGFSIPQDASDLRIAPNGEVSVMLSGDSERTLLGVIELASFAAPDALVSVGDNRFVATDEAGVPTYGRPGEVGLGQVQQGYLEMANVDMINEMSTLVMAQRAYQLNARVLQAADQILETINNLRR; translated from the coding sequence ATGATCGACGCACTCCATATCTCGGCCAGCGGTCTGCGCAGTGAGCAGAAGCAGATCGACGTGATTTCCAACAATGTAGCCAACATGCAGACACCTGGCTTCAAGCGTAGCCGGGCGAACTTCGTCGAGGTCGCCTCCCAAGTAGTGGGGTCGGGCGCGACCGGTGTCCACAGTGAGGGTCATGGTGCCCGCGTGTTGTCCGTATCTGCCCTTTTCACTCCAGGCGAGCTGCGCATGACGCAGAACCCGCTGGACCTGGCCATCGAGGGCCACGGTTTCTTCGAACTCGAGGCCGAGGACGGTGGCGTGGTCTACACCCGGGCCGGGCAATTCCGTCTCGACGCCGAAGGCTACCTGGTGTCGGTGAGCGGATTGAGGATGGCGCGTGGTTTCTCGATTCCCCAGGATGCCAGCGACCTTCGCATTGCCCCGAACGGCGAGGTGTCGGTGATGCTGTCCGGGGACAGCGAGCGCACCTTGCTTGGCGTGATCGAACTGGCTTCGTTCGCTGCCCCGGATGCGCTGGTTTCCGTGGGGGACAACCGTTTCGTCGCGACGGATGAGGCAGGCGTGCCAACGTATGGCCGCCCGGGCGAGGTGGGGCTGGGTCAGGTACAACAGGGTTATCTGGAGATGGCCAACGTCGACATGATCAATGAAATGTCGACGCTCGTGATGGCGCAGCGCGCCTATCAGCTCAATGCGCGCGTGCTGCAGGCGGCCGATCAGATCCTTGAAACCATCAACAACCTGCGTCGTTGA
- a CDS encoding flagellar hook-basal body protein: MLATISHNVANLNTPGYRGVRAVPSFDAQLQTVTTQADGALSQTARPLDLSLRGNGFFVVERDGTLLLVRSGAFRIDHEGQLVTASGDRVQGASGAIEMTSADVRVDANGDIWQGLQRVDQLQLVTAADPALLRPMDGGAYRYEGALAPWTGTVVQGALERANVDTAEETIRLMETTRHAESVQRAISIYDKAMDIGINRLGDN; encoded by the coding sequence GTGTTGGCGACGATCAGCCACAACGTGGCCAACCTCAATACGCCCGGCTACCGGGGCGTGCGTGCCGTGCCGTCGTTCGATGCCCAACTGCAGACGGTGACCACTCAGGCTGACGGTGCGTTGTCGCAAACGGCACGTCCCCTGGACCTGTCGTTGCGTGGCAACGGGTTCTTCGTGGTCGAGCGCGACGGCACCTTGTTGCTGGTACGCAGCGGTGCCTTTCGTATCGATCACGAGGGGCAACTGGTCACGGCATCGGGCGACCGGGTCCAGGGGGCTTCGGGTGCCATTGAAATGACGTCGGCCGACGTCCGGGTGGATGCCAATGGCGACATCTGGCAAGGCCTGCAGCGCGTGGACCAATTGCAGTTGGTCACGGCTGCGGATCCGGCTCTGCTGCGCCCCATGGATGGCGGCGCATATCGCTACGAAGGGGCTCTCGCGCCATGGACGGGGACGGTGGTGCAAGGGGCGCTGGAGCGAGCGAATGTCGACACTGCCGAAGAGACCATCCGCCTGATGGAAACGACACGCCATGCCGAATCCGTCCAGCGTGCCATTTCGATCTACGACAAGGCGATGGACATTGGCATCAATCGCCTGGGCGACAACTGA
- the flhA gene encoding flagellar biosynthesis protein FlhA: MKALMAQLLTGKRDLVLIAFVVGVLAVLFVPIPAPLLDFLLVINISMALLILLVTFFTETPLKFSTFPTILLLSTLLRLSLNVSATRLILDGADAGRVIDTIGEFVVRGNYIVGIVVFFILVVVQYVVVTSGAQRVAEVAARFTLDSMPGKQMSIDADMNMGLIDEHEARRRRALIEKEANFYGAMDGATKFVKGDAIAGIIIILVNIVGGLAIGIAQMGMPWGEAVQRFTLLTIGDGIVTQIPSLIIAVATGIIITRAAADAQLGAEIPRQVLASPKALMIVGLVLLVLLLLPGFPKLPVLVVLAAIGGLLYLTGRVAKNAADSAETAEAASTESKPSDDLRQSMRIEPVEVRLGKDLATAFAGTDSDLQDRIGNLRRQLATELGFVLPKVQIAQQLDLPASSYEIRFQDCRAGQGELAVDRILAINPGGQRPKLEGVETRDPAYGLPAQWVEKGARQAARSAGYTLVEPDTVLMTHLSELVKRQAADLLSRADTERMLQRMREQHGSLVDELVPAVLSYSDIQKVLQLLLREQVSIRNIEAILEVLVDAGKTTKAPEELAERVRERLGASICQGLRDPQGDLHVLTLAPEVERKLLASAKPGETKTVLFNELEQLDGFMKNLARQAEAMMGRNLVPVLLCPSPVRRSLRGMLHRSMPYVAVLGLNEVPPSLSVRSFAAIQA, encoded by the coding sequence ATGAAGGCGCTCATGGCCCAGTTGTTGACCGGCAAGCGCGACCTGGTGCTGATCGCATTCGTGGTGGGCGTGCTGGCGGTGTTGTTCGTGCCGATCCCGGCGCCGCTTCTGGACTTCCTGCTGGTGATCAACATCAGCATGGCACTGCTGATCCTGCTGGTGACCTTCTTCACCGAAACACCGCTCAAGTTCTCGACCTTCCCGACCATCCTGTTGTTGTCCACACTGCTGCGGCTGTCGCTCAACGTCTCGGCAACGCGGCTGATCCTGGACGGCGCGGATGCCGGGCGGGTCATCGACACGATTGGCGAGTTCGTCGTCAGAGGCAACTACATCGTCGGCATTGTGGTGTTCTTCATCCTGGTCGTCGTGCAGTACGTCGTGGTAACCAGCGGTGCGCAGCGCGTCGCGGAGGTCGCCGCGCGGTTCACCCTCGACAGCATGCCCGGCAAGCAGATGAGCATCGACGCCGACATGAACATGGGTTTGATCGACGAGCATGAGGCACGCCGCCGCCGCGCCCTGATCGAAAAGGAAGCCAACTTCTACGGCGCGATGGACGGTGCGACCAAGTTCGTCAAAGGCGACGCCATTGCGGGCATCATCATAATCCTGGTCAATATCGTCGGCGGGTTGGCCATCGGCATCGCCCAGATGGGAATGCCATGGGGCGAGGCCGTGCAGCGCTTCACCCTGTTGACCATTGGTGATGGCATCGTCACCCAGATTCCCTCGCTGATCATTGCCGTGGCGACGGGCATCATCATTACTCGTGCTGCAGCTGATGCACAGCTTGGTGCTGAGATTCCCCGGCAGGTGCTGGCCAGTCCGAAGGCATTGATGATCGTGGGGCTGGTACTGCTTGTCCTGCTATTGTTGCCGGGATTCCCGAAGCTGCCCGTCCTCGTCGTGCTTGCGGCCATTGGTGGCCTTCTGTATCTGACTGGACGAGTTGCGAAAAACGCGGCTGACTCGGCGGAAACCGCCGAGGCGGCATCGACCGAGAGCAAGCCGTCGGACGATCTGCGGCAATCCATGCGCATCGAGCCGGTCGAGGTGCGCCTGGGCAAAGATTTGGCAACAGCATTCGCCGGGACGGACAGCGATCTGCAAGATCGGATCGGCAACCTGCGCAGGCAGCTGGCGACCGAACTGGGTTTCGTGCTGCCGAAAGTGCAGATCGCACAGCAGCTCGATCTGCCGGCATCGAGCTACGAAATCCGGTTCCAGGATTGCCGGGCCGGACAGGGCGAACTGGCCGTCGACCGGATCCTGGCCATCAACCCTGGCGGGCAGCGCCCCAAACTCGAAGGCGTGGAAACGCGTGACCCGGCTTACGGGCTGCCTGCGCAGTGGGTCGAGAAGGGTGCGCGCCAGGCGGCGCGGTCGGCCGGCTACACCCTGGTGGAACCCGACACCGTGCTGATGACGCACCTGAGCGAACTGGTGAAGCGCCAGGCTGCCGACCTGCTCTCCCGCGCGGACACCGAGCGCATGCTGCAGCGGATGCGTGAGCAGCACGGTTCGCTGGTCGACGAGCTCGTGCCGGCGGTACTGAGCTATTCCGATATCCAGAAGGTCCTGCAGCTGCTGCTGCGCGAACAGGTCAGCATCCGCAATATCGAGGCCATCCTCGAAGTCCTGGTTGACGCAGGGAAGACGACCAAGGCGCCGGAGGAGTTGGCCGAGCGGGTTCGCGAGCGGCTTGGCGCATCAATCTGCCAGGGGCTTCGCGATCCGCAGGGCGACCTGCACGTCCTGACCTTGGCACCCGAGGTTGAGCGCAAGCTGCTGGCGAGCGCCAAGCCGGGCGAGACCAAGACGGTGCTGTTCAACGAACTGGAACAGCTCGATGGCTTCATGAAGAACCTGGCCCGGCAGGCCGAGGCCATGATGGGGCGCAATCTCGTGCCGGTACTGCTGTGCCCGTCGCCGGTGCGACGTTCGCTGCGCGGGATGCTGCACCGTTCGATGCCGTATGTCGCAGTGCTTGGCCTGAACGAGGTGCCGCCGAGCTTGTCCGTCCGTTCATTTGCAGCGATTCAGGCCTAG
- a CDS encoding EscU/YscU/HrcU family type III secretion system export apparatus switch protein, translating to MSQDQDKSEQPTPFKLDEARKKGEVAKSMDVTGSLVMIVFAVIVALTGVGIAMSLAGATRRMIELAGNVPALDAAFVGWTMTTYAPMGQAVMPLVLGLIVAAILGNFLQTGPIFTTHPLKPDFKRLNPAQVVKRIFSIRTLWELGKLVLKLLLLVGVCAIFVWKGRALIEAVAMTLPQRVGSLLLSTFVKTSIYVLLVLALVALADLLFVRREYMRKMRMSRRELKDEVKQRDGDPSVKSKQKQQIRELLKKARALGRVPDADVVLTNPTHVAVALRYRPGETLAPLVIAKGAGFLSRQIRTVAARHRVPIVRVPGLARVLYRECEIDGMVPELHYHELVPIYRALWAGKQGVPA from the coding sequence ATGTCGCAGGACCAGGACAAGAGCGAACAGCCCACTCCGTTCAAGCTCGATGAGGCGCGCAAGAAGGGTGAAGTCGCCAAGAGCATGGACGTTACCGGCAGTCTGGTGATGATCGTGTTCGCTGTCATCGTCGCACTGACCGGCGTCGGCATCGCAATGTCGCTGGCCGGGGCAACGCGACGCATGATCGAGCTGGCTGGCAATGTGCCCGCGCTGGATGCTGCATTCGTCGGTTGGACGATGACAACCTATGCACCCATGGGGCAGGCGGTGATGCCGTTGGTGCTGGGGCTGATCGTGGCCGCGATTCTGGGCAATTTCCTGCAGACCGGGCCGATCTTCACCACCCATCCGTTGAAGCCGGATTTCAAGCGGCTCAACCCGGCGCAGGTCGTGAAGCGCATCTTCTCGATACGCACCCTGTGGGAGCTGGGCAAGCTGGTGCTCAAGTTGCTGCTGCTGGTCGGCGTGTGCGCGATCTTCGTCTGGAAGGGACGGGCACTGATCGAAGCAGTGGCGATGACCCTGCCGCAGCGCGTCGGATCGTTGTTGCTGTCCACTTTCGTGAAGACATCGATCTATGTCTTGCTGGTGCTGGCCCTGGTGGCCCTGGCCGACCTGCTGTTCGTCCGCCGCGAGTACATGCGCAAGATGCGCATGAGCCGGCGCGAGCTGAAGGACGAGGTCAAGCAGCGCGACGGCGACCCGAGTGTCAAGTCCAAGCAGAAGCAGCAGATCCGCGAGCTGCTGAAGAAGGCGCGGGCGCTAGGGCGTGTGCCCGATGCCGATGTCGTCCTGACCAACCCCACCCATGTGGCGGTGGCCTTACGCTACCGTCCGGGCGAGACGCTGGCCCCTTTGGTGATCGCGAAGGGCGCGGGTTTCTTGTCCCGGCAGATACGCACCGTGGCCGCCCGCCACCGCGTGCCGATCGTTCGGGTTCCCGGGCTGGCCCGGGTGCTGTATCGCGAATGCGAGATCGACGGCATGGTCCCGGAACTGCACTACCATGAGTTGGTCCCGATCTACCGTGCTCTATGGGCAGGCAAGCAGGGGGTGCCGGCATGA
- a CDS encoding flagellar biosynthetic protein FliR, whose product MDVGSGGGTGQANVRDGGGAVVMDVIEHFAGLLVLAFLRYLPPVVLPGLTPLRWSPPLVRIVLALGLAWLTVLATPLDVDPLVHQHAMAWVVAAAVELSIGFAFGLVILVPQAALHMSGWLIDVQAGLGAASLFNPGSQGEMQSMLGTALLLLATVLFFTLDLHLDLYRALVASTHVLPLGGAGVRLDLAAFLGLIGSSFLLALMLVAPVLLGLFAVDVGVAYATRSMPQANIYFLMLPLKISMALLLLAATLPFVPFLLERLYRDAFARAPALLGA is encoded by the coding sequence GTGGATGTTGGCAGTGGCGGTGGAACTGGCCAAGCGAATGTTCGAGACGGCGGCGGGGCTGTAGTCATGGATGTCATCGAACACTTTGCCGGCCTGCTTGTCCTCGCGTTCCTGCGCTACCTGCCTCCGGTGGTGCTGCCCGGATTGACACCGCTGCGCTGGTCGCCGCCGTTGGTACGCATTGTGCTGGCGTTGGGCCTGGCTTGGTTGACCGTGTTGGCGACGCCGCTCGATGTCGACCCGCTTGTGCACCAGCATGCCATGGCATGGGTCGTGGCGGCAGCGGTCGAGTTGTCCATCGGGTTTGCATTCGGATTGGTGATACTGGTACCACAAGCAGCACTGCACATGTCGGGCTGGCTGATCGATGTGCAGGCAGGCCTGGGCGCAGCCAGCCTGTTCAATCCGGGCTCGCAGGGTGAGATGCAGTCGATGCTGGGAACCGCCCTGTTGCTGCTGGCGACGGTCCTGTTCTTCACCCTGGATCTGCATCTGGACCTGTACCGGGCATTGGTGGCCAGTACGCATGTGCTCCCCCTCGGTGGAGCCGGGGTCCGGTTGGATCTGGCCGCTTTCCTGGGCCTGATTGGCAGCAGTTTTCTGCTGGCCCTGATGCTCGTCGCCCCGGTATTGCTGGGGCTGTTTGCGGTCGATGTCGGCGTCGCCTACGCGACCCGGTCGATGCCACAGGCGAACATCTATTTTCTGATGCTGCCGCTGAAGATCTCAATGGCGTTGCTGCTGTTGGCCGCGACACTGCCGTTCGTTCCGTTCCTGCTGGAACGCCTTTATCGCGACGCCTTCGCGCGTGCGCCAGCCTTGCTGGGAGCCTGA
- a CDS encoding flagellar biosynthetic protein FliQ, which produces MDADFAVRLLTDTLLSAAKLAAPILLATLVVGLLISVVQVVTQIQEMTLTFVPKLVVVVVVCLMCGGWMLAVAVELAKRMFETAAGL; this is translated from the coding sequence ATGGATGCGGATTTCGCCGTCCGTCTGCTGACGGACACATTGCTGTCGGCGGCAAAGCTGGCTGCTCCGATCCTGCTGGCGACGCTGGTGGTCGGCCTGTTGATCTCGGTCGTCCAGGTTGTTACCCAGATACAGGAAATGACCCTGACGTTCGTGCCCAAGCTTGTCGTCGTCGTGGTCGTCTGCCTGATGTGCGGCGGGTGGATGTTGGCAGTGGCGGTGGAACTGGCCAAGCGAATGTTCGAGACGGCGGCGGGGCTGTAG
- a CDS encoding tetratricopeptide repeat protein, whose product MRVARLRDFLVVDPSNTELACELADALFEQGRHADAEAALGALPDEVAAAAGVRYRLARAALASGRYAVAEGRYRDLIDAGHDSVGLWHDLAFSQLCQHHVAEAMGCVDAATMRHGNTVDLAILKARIALMQDDYAAALASLADALEMSPDDSTALGVRALALFDSGEHELADIAARECLQRNPEQHEALLVAGTLALWRQDLDEAQSLFEQALAQHANSGRALSGYGQVWMLRNDLARAQAVLESAVRAMPDHIGTWHALAWSQLLQGNLVGAESSYQSAYALDRNFGDTHGGLALVAALMGDYATADEAIKRALRLDPDAFTAHYAQSLVTEGRGDAERSQEMLANLLQAGNIATQMPVRDFAGRLKSILKAQQR is encoded by the coding sequence GTGCGAGTCGCGCGGCTGCGTGACTTTCTAGTTGTCGACCCTTCCAATACCGAGCTTGCCTGCGAACTTGCCGATGCGCTGTTCGAGCAGGGCAGGCATGCAGATGCGGAAGCCGCTCTCGGTGCACTGCCGGATGAAGTGGCTGCAGCGGCAGGTGTGCGTTATCGCCTGGCGCGAGCAGCACTGGCATCGGGGCGCTATGCCGTGGCCGAAGGGCGCTATCGCGATCTGATCGATGCCGGGCACGATAGCGTCGGGTTGTGGCACGATCTGGCCTTCAGCCAACTGTGCCAGCACCATGTCGCCGAAGCGATGGGGTGCGTTGATGCTGCGACCATGCGGCACGGCAATACGGTTGATCTGGCGATACTCAAGGCGCGCATCGCACTGATGCAGGATGATTACGCCGCCGCTCTGGCCAGCCTGGCGGATGCGCTCGAGATGTCGCCCGATGACAGCACCGCACTCGGCGTACGTGCTTTGGCGCTGTTCGATTCCGGCGAGCACGAACTGGCGGACATTGCAGCGCGGGAGTGCCTGCAGCGTAATCCGGAACAACATGAAGCGCTGCTGGTCGCCGGCACGCTGGCCTTGTGGCGACAGGACCTGGATGAGGCGCAGTCGCTGTTCGAGCAGGCTTTGGCCCAGCATGCCAATTCCGGTCGCGCCTTGTCGGGCTACGGCCAGGTATGGATGTTGCGCAACGATCTGGCACGCGCGCAGGCTGTGCTCGAATCGGCGGTCCGCGCGATGCCCGATCACATCGGCACGTGGCACGCGCTTGCATGGTCGCAATTGCTACAGGGGAATCTGGTAGGTGCGGAGTCGAGCTACCAGAGCGCGTACGCACTGGACCGAAACTTCGGCGACACGCATGGCGGGCTTGCATTGGTCGCGGCATTGATGGGTGACTATGCGACGGCGGATGAGGCGATCAAGCGCGCCCTTCGCCTGGATCCGGATGCCTTTACCGCGCATTACGCCCAGAGCCTGGTGACTGAGGGGCGTGGTGATGCCGAGCGATCACAGGAGATGCTGGCCAACCTGCTGCAGGCAGGGAATATCGCAACGCAGATGCCGGTTCGCGATTTTGCAGGTCGCCTCAAGTCGATCCTCAAGGCACAGCAACGGTAA
- a CDS encoding tetratricopeptide repeat protein, with the protein MQYDKLDNEELLRLSLEAINVDRDADAVVMLKTLVEREPSHHLGRYLLAAQHAQMGLFDRAEEGFRAVLAQDPGLPAARFQLGQLLVMKGLGGEAGRILQPLTGQEDALGAYARALSAIAEEDRVAAIRELQAGVALPQEIPALAADMQRLLAQLQRDADVAGTAASGMPPHAAPMFMTGYGRQG; encoded by the coding sequence ATGCAATACGACAAGCTGGACAACGAAGAACTGCTCCGCCTCTCGCTCGAGGCGATCAACGTCGACCGCGATGCCGACGCCGTGGTGATGCTGAAGACGCTGGTCGAGCGCGAGCCCTCGCACCACCTCGGCCGTTACCTGCTGGCGGCCCAGCACGCCCAGATGGGGCTGTTCGACCGCGCCGAGGAGGGCTTTCGGGCCGTGCTGGCACAGGACCCCGGACTTCCGGCTGCGCGTTTCCAGTTGGGGCAACTGCTGGTGATGAAAGGGCTGGGGGGCGAAGCCGGCCGGATCCTGCAACCGCTGACGGGGCAGGAGGATGCACTGGGTGCTTACGCCCGCGCCTTGTCGGCCATCGCCGAAGAGGACAGGGTCGCCGCGATCCGCGAATTGCAGGCCGGTGTTGCACTGCCGCAGGAGATTCCGGCACTGGCGGCCGACATGCAGCGTCTGCTGGCGCAATTGCAGCGGGACGCGGATGTGGCGGGTACCGCCGCATCGGGCATGCCGCCTCATGCCGCGCCGATGTTCATGACCGGATACGGTCGCCAGGGCTGA
- a CDS encoding integrase core domain-containing protein — protein sequence MRLGTPGHLHDFRCDRQEFSPKPLDFRRHAGSNGMTVGHDFVNELRRNHAHEIQRLRKQIAQRRPGPGRKNRIWAMDGSTKTDTAGERHFILGLLDHGTRRCLALHPLPDKRSLTLLRVLLGAIVRHGRPKVLRTDNEAIFTSRLFRFGLQVLGIRHQTTDLHSPWQNGRIERLFGTLKARLNHWTVQDCSGLHAALLEFRFWYNHVRPHQHLHGRTPAEVWDGIDIYRRPVKRRVFYEAWNGLLQGEWFIH from the coding sequence ATGCGGCTTGGCACCCCGGGCCACTTACATGACTTCCGCTGCGACAGGCAGGAGTTTAGCCCCAAGCCCCTCGACTTCCGGCGCCATGCTGGCAGCAACGGCATGACCGTCGGACACGACTTCGTCAACGAACTGCGGCGAAATCACGCACACGAGATCCAACGCCTGCGCAAGCAGATCGCCCAGCGGCGTCCCGGACCCGGCCGGAAGAACCGCATCTGGGCCATGGACGGCAGCACCAAGACCGACACGGCCGGCGAACGGCACTTCATCCTCGGCCTGCTCGATCATGGCACCCGCCGCTGCCTCGCCCTGCACCCCCTGCCGGACAAGCGCAGCCTCACCCTCTTGCGCGTCCTGCTCGGCGCCATCGTGCGCCACGGCAGACCGAAGGTCCTGCGTACCGACAACGAAGCCATCTTCACCAGCCGGCTGTTTCGCTTCGGCTTGCAGGTGCTCGGCATCCGGCACCAGACGACGGACCTGCACTCGCCCTGGCAGAACGGTCGGATCGAGCGCCTCTTCGGCACCCTCAAGGCCAGACTCAACCATTGGACGGTGCAGGACTGCAGCGGCCTGCATGCCGCGCTGCTGGAATTCCGCTTCTGGTACAACCACGTCCGGCCCCACCAACATCTGCACGGCCGCACCCCGGCCGAAGTGTGGGACGGCATCGACATCTATCGCCGCCCCGTCAAGCGGCGCGTGTTCTACGAGGCTTGGAATGGATTGCTGCAGGGCGAGTGGTTCATCCACTGA
- a CDS encoding lytic transglycosylase has product MDVFFCKSWFRAKKSPTEMWSEDQAKAAHEKGLPYTVLVGAIEHPYCFLEVAEKAVGVSFLDEHLRESLSYDFQEVEPGKLFLTMATYREFEGDTDRVISGTSYIFGRDGVVATRREFFNPHKLETATSSADVAANYSPKPKFGHYGDLIRVERNS; this is encoded by the coding sequence ATGGACGTATTTTTCTGTAAGTCGTGGTTTCGTGCCAAGAAGAGCCCTACGGAGATGTGGTCTGAGGATCAGGCCAAGGCTGCGCATGAGAAGGGATTGCCTTATACGGTTCTCGTTGGCGCTATCGAGCACCCGTATTGCTTTTTGGAGGTGGCCGAAAAGGCGGTTGGCGTCAGCTTCCTTGACGAGCATCTTCGCGAATCCTTGTCATATGACTTTCAGGAAGTTGAGCCAGGGAAGCTTTTTCTGACGATGGCGACGTATCGAGAATTCGAAGGCGATACGGATAGGGTTATTAGCGGTACTTCGTACATCTTTGGCCGAGATGGAGTGGTCGCGACAAGGCGGGAGTTTTTCAATCCACATAAGCTCGAAACAGCAACATCGAGTGCTGATGTGGCCGCTAACTATTCCCCAAAGCCGAAGTTTGGCCATTACGGCGATCTGATCCGAGTGGAGCGTAATTCGTAG